In the genome of Pseudomonas putida, one region contains:
- a CDS encoding SdiA-regulated domain-containing protein, whose amino-acid sequence MRRRSSLFLFLVLCLALLVAGLAAHEFRLFERGWFNLKAWWQPAEQGITLDRYRVMLEAQPIEGLDDDISALTFDPDRKTLFTVTNKRSELIELSLEGRILRRIPLIGFGDPEAVEYVGTNRYVITDEREQRLIRVHLDDDTLFLDANDAEQLTLAIGRNGNKGFEGLAYDSAGKRLFVAKERDPMMIYEIHGFPHDKPGKPYAVHVVQDRKRDSRLFVRDLSSLQFDERTGHLLALSDESRLVVELDIEGRPLSTLSLSKGSQGLKRSVPQAEGLAMDEEGTIYLVSEPNLFYVFKQATD is encoded by the coding sequence ATGCGTCGTCGTTCAAGCCTGTTCCTTTTCCTGGTGCTATGCCTTGCGCTGCTGGTGGCTGGATTGGCAGCGCATGAGTTTCGCCTGTTCGAGCGTGGCTGGTTCAACCTTAAGGCCTGGTGGCAGCCTGCCGAGCAAGGGATAACGCTGGATCGCTACCGCGTGATGCTCGAAGCCCAGCCTATCGAAGGGTTGGATGACGATATCTCGGCGCTGACCTTCGACCCGGACCGCAAGACCCTCTTCACGGTCACCAACAAACGCTCCGAGCTCATCGAGCTCTCGCTCGAGGGGCGCATCCTGCGTCGTATCCCCCTGATCGGCTTTGGGGATCCCGAGGCGGTCGAATACGTGGGCACCAACCGTTATGTGATCACCGACGAGCGTGAGCAGCGGCTGATCCGCGTGCACCTGGACGACGACACGCTGTTTCTCGATGCCAACGATGCCGAACAGCTCACCTTGGCCATTGGGCGCAATGGCAACAAAGGCTTCGAAGGGCTGGCCTACGACTCGGCAGGGAAGCGCCTGTTCGTGGCCAAGGAGCGTGACCCGATGATGATCTACGAGATCCATGGCTTCCCCCACGACAAGCCAGGAAAGCCCTATGCGGTGCATGTGGTGCAGGACCGCAAGCGTGATTCGCGGCTGTTTGTGCGCGACCTGTCGAGCCTGCAGTTCGACGAGCGTACGGGTCATCTGCTGGCATTGTCGGATGAGTCCCGGTTGGTGGTGGAGCTGGATATAGAGGGCCGGCCGCTGAGTACCTTGTCGTTGAGCAAAGGTTCTCAGGGACTCAAGCGCAGTGTGCCGCAGGCCGAGGGCCTGGCCATGGACGAGGAGGGGACGATCTACCTGGTCAGTGAGCCGAACCTGTTCTACGTCTTCAAACAAGCAACAGATTGA
- the rpiA gene encoding ribose-5-phosphate isomerase RpiA: MTQDQLKQAVAQAAVDFILPKLDEKSVVGVGTGSTANFFIDALAKHKTAFDGAVASSEATAERLRSHGIPVYELNSVSELEFYVDGADESDAHLNLIKGGGAALTREKIVAAVAKTFICIADASKLVPVLGAFPLPVEVIPMARSHVARQLVKLGGDPVYREGVVTDNGNVILDVHNLQITDPVGLESQINAIVGVVTNGLFAARPADLLLLGTAEGVKTLKAE; the protein is encoded by the coding sequence ATGACCCAGGACCAACTCAAACAGGCCGTCGCCCAGGCCGCTGTCGACTTCATTCTGCCCAAGCTGGATGAGAAAAGCGTCGTCGGCGTCGGCACCGGTTCGACCGCCAACTTCTTCATCGATGCCCTGGCCAAGCACAAGACCGCCTTCGACGGCGCCGTCGCCAGCTCCGAAGCCACTGCAGAACGCCTGCGCTCCCATGGCATCCCTGTGTACGAACTCAACAGCGTCAGTGAGCTGGAGTTCTACGTGGACGGCGCCGACGAGAGCGACGCGCACCTGAACCTGATCAAGGGCGGCGGCGCGGCCCTGACCCGCGAGAAGATCGTCGCGGCAGTCGCCAAGACCTTCATCTGCATCGCCGATGCCAGCAAGCTGGTACCGGTGCTGGGCGCCTTCCCGCTGCCGGTCGAAGTCATCCCCATGGCCCGCAGCCACGTGGCACGCCAGTTGGTCAAGCTTGGCGGCGACCCGGTGTACCGCGAAGGCGTGGTGACCGACAACGGCAACGTCATTCTCGATGTGCACAACCTGCAGATCACCGACCCAGTCGGCCTGGAAAGCCAGATCAACGCCATCGTCGGCGTGGTTACCAACGGCCTGTTCGCCGCGCGTCCGGCGGACCTGCTGCTGCTCGGCACCGCCGAAGGCGTCAAGACGCTCAAGGCCGAGTAA
- a CDS encoding DUF6436 domain-containing protein: MPSRKSLLTALALLLCAAVLWWAYASFQARYLRAFDDQTTLFEGSQLQLPAELAGPGPIRVVHFWDPACPCNVGNQQHLGELIEHFAPQGVRFHVVQKPGSHGQLPTNLATLEALDSLPGSEHLPASPAVAIWDREGHLAYFGPYSEGAVCNASNSFIEPVLKALVEGRKVNASNTLARGCYCPWAG, from the coding sequence ATGCCCAGTCGAAAATCCCTGCTCACCGCCCTCGCACTGCTGCTCTGCGCCGCCGTCCTCTGGTGGGCCTATGCCAGTTTCCAGGCGCGTTACCTGCGCGCGTTCGACGACCAGACCACGTTGTTCGAGGGCAGCCAGTTGCAGCTGCCCGCCGAGCTGGCAGGCCCGGGGCCAATTCGTGTGGTGCATTTCTGGGATCCGGCCTGCCCTTGCAACGTCGGCAACCAGCAGCATCTGGGCGAGCTGATCGAACATTTCGCGCCCCAGGGCGTGCGCTTTCATGTGGTGCAAAAGCCCGGCAGCCACGGCCAATTGCCAACCAACCTGGCAACCCTAGAGGCCCTGGACTCGCTACCCGGTAGCGAGCACCTGCCGGCCTCTCCTGCCGTGGCCATCTGGGACCGTGAGGGCCACCTGGCCTACTTCGGCCCCTATAGCGAAGGTGCGGTGTGCAATGCCAGCAACAGCTTCATCGAACCGGTGCTCAAGGCACTCGTTGAGGGTCGCAAGGTCAATGCCTCCAACACCCTGGCCCGGGGCTGCTACTGCCCTTGGGCCGGCTGA
- a CDS encoding SdiA-regulated domain-containing protein, with the protein MAFTTSAPVPPRKRGVFRRWQVWVGLVAVLGYILAVIMHWDDRAVLWVKERFENKVERSESVWLPDYVADIDAKVLPGMSDDEPSDLAFNPFTRTLLAVMGNNPFLVELSLEGDVLRKIPLEGWDNPEGVAVLANGQIAIVDERKHDMTVVTLDANTTSLTYADHPHHDLGKSANSNKGFEAIAWDPLRQRLLLGEERPPTLYAWNTDGKSPLKGEKQIVPSDQLDVRNLSALWVDPRTGHLLVLSADSHLLLELNEKGEQVSFMTLLGGFNGLKHTIPRAEGVATDDQGNLYMVSEPDLFYRFRKN; encoded by the coding sequence ATGGCATTTACCACCAGTGCGCCCGTCCCTCCCCGCAAGCGCGGTGTCTTCCGGCGTTGGCAGGTATGGGTAGGGTTGGTCGCGGTGTTGGGTTATATCCTGGCGGTGATCATGCACTGGGATGATCGGGCCGTACTGTGGGTCAAGGAGCGCTTCGAGAACAAGGTCGAGCGCAGTGAAAGCGTCTGGCTGCCAGACTACGTGGCGGACATAGATGCGAAGGTATTGCCGGGCATGTCGGACGACGAACCGTCGGACCTGGCGTTCAATCCGTTTACCCGTACCTTGTTGGCGGTCATGGGCAACAACCCGTTCCTGGTCGAGCTGAGTCTCGAGGGCGATGTGTTGCGCAAGATCCCACTGGAGGGTTGGGACAATCCCGAAGGGGTTGCGGTGTTGGCCAACGGCCAGATTGCGATCGTCGACGAGCGCAAGCATGACATGACCGTGGTGACCCTGGATGCCAATACCACCAGCCTGACCTACGCTGATCATCCGCACCACGACCTGGGCAAGTCAGCGAACAGCAACAAGGGCTTCGAGGCGATCGCCTGGGACCCTTTACGCCAGCGCCTGCTGTTGGGTGAGGAGCGTCCGCCCACGCTGTATGCCTGGAATACCGATGGCAAAAGCCCGCTCAAGGGCGAAAAGCAGATCGTCCCCAGCGACCAGCTCGACGTGCGGAACCTTTCGGCCTTGTGGGTCGACCCCCGCACCGGTCACTTGCTGGTCTTGTCGGCCGATTCCCACCTGCTGCTGGAGCTGAACGAAAAGGGCGAGCAGGTCAGCTTCATGACCCTGCTCGGCGGTTTCAATGGCTTGAAACATACCATTCCACGTGCCGAAGGCGTGGCGACGGATGATCAGGGCAACCTGTACATGGTAAGTGAGCCAGACCTTTTCTATCGATTCAGAAAGAACTGA
- a CDS encoding DUF2059 domain-containing protein, whose product MRRLFSLLLMMICTMPVWADSLDQLYKVAGWPDQRAHFTDAVSAAQQRYKNSLPPAVYQALVNNSNQRFQAQAMDRRAQAQLRANLPNPSPALAFFQSPLGRKVVAAELLATRKDQLAKNAKGLPKIQASDDRVLIIGHLAQALPAREAGAEVSLAIAGVAADSLSSMIPGLFGAGQASGLLDGQRQRLMQQIGEDLNNTLLYVYRDLSDAELEAFATFAESTDGQAYYKAALQAVRAGLAVGQSAADLQ is encoded by the coding sequence ATGCGCCGTTTGTTTTCCCTGCTGCTGATGATGATCTGCACCATGCCTGTCTGGGCAGACAGTCTCGATCAGCTGTACAAGGTCGCCGGCTGGCCCGACCAGCGCGCCCATTTCACCGATGCCGTAAGTGCTGCCCAACAGCGCTACAAGAACAGCCTGCCGCCTGCGGTCTACCAGGCGCTGGTCAACAACAGCAACCAGCGTTTCCAGGCCCAGGCCATGGACCGCCGGGCACAGGCGCAGCTGCGCGCCAACCTGCCCAACCCTTCGCCTGCGCTGGCATTCTTCCAGTCGCCGCTGGGGCGCAAGGTCGTGGCCGCTGAATTGCTGGCCACGCGCAAGGACCAACTGGCCAAGAACGCCAAGGGCCTGCCGAAGATCCAGGCCAGTGACGACCGCGTGCTGATCATCGGCCACCTGGCCCAGGCCCTGCCCGCTCGTGAGGCCGGTGCCGAGGTGAGCCTGGCGATCGCCGGCGTGGCCGCCGACAGCCTGAGCTCCATGATCCCCGGCCTGTTCGGCGCAGGTCAGGCCAGCGGCCTGCTCGATGGCCAGCGCCAGCGCCTGATGCAGCAGATCGGCGAGGACTTGAACAACACCCTGCTGTATGTCTACCGCGACCTGTCCGATGCTGAGTTGGAAGCGTTCGCCACCTTCGCGGAATCAACAGACGGCCAGGCCTATTACAAGGCCGCCTTGCAGGCCGTGCGGGCGGGCCTGGCGGTAGGCCAGAGCGCCGCCGACCTGCAGTGA
- a CDS encoding FAD-binding oxidoreductase → MTNTAVLDELMTLVDPSKVLTDPASLEAYGKDWTKHYPPAPSAIVFPRSIEQVQAIVAWANRHKVALVPSGGRTGLSGAAVAANGEVVVAFDYMNRILDFNAFDRTVVCQPGVVTRQLQQFAEDNGLYYPVDFASSGSSQIGGNIGTNAGGIKVIRYGMTRNWVAGLKVVTGKGELLELNKDLIKNATGYDLRQLFIGAEGTLGFVVEATMRLDRAPRNLTAMVLGTPDFDSIMPVLHAFQGQLDLTAFEFFSDKALAKVMGRGDVPPPFETDCPFYALLEFEASTEDVANDALATFEHCVEQGWVLDGVMSQSETQLKNLWKLREYISETISHWTPYKNDISVTVSKVPAFLRDIDAIVGQHYPDFEVVWYGHIGDGNLHLNILKPDGMAKDAFFATCAKVNKWVFEIVQRYNGSISAEHGVGMTKRDYLGYSRSPEEIACMKAIKAVFDPNGIMNPGKIFAPE, encoded by the coding sequence ATGACCAACACAGCGGTACTTGATGAACTGATGACCCTGGTCGACCCGAGCAAGGTCCTCACCGACCCGGCTTCGCTGGAGGCCTACGGCAAGGACTGGACCAAGCACTATCCACCGGCACCCTCGGCAATCGTCTTCCCCCGGTCTATCGAACAGGTGCAGGCCATTGTCGCCTGGGCCAATCGTCACAAGGTCGCGCTGGTGCCGTCGGGCGGGCGCACCGGCTTGTCCGGCGCCGCGGTGGCCGCCAATGGCGAGGTGGTGGTGGCCTTCGACTACATGAACCGGATCCTCGACTTCAATGCCTTCGACCGCACTGTGGTATGCCAGCCGGGCGTGGTCACCCGTCAGCTGCAGCAGTTCGCCGAGGACAACGGCCTTTATTACCCGGTGGACTTCGCCTCCTCGGGCTCCAGCCAGATCGGTGGCAATATCGGCACCAATGCCGGCGGTATCAAGGTCATTCGCTACGGCATGACCCGCAACTGGGTAGCGGGCCTGAAGGTGGTGACCGGCAAGGGCGAGCTGCTCGAGCTGAACAAGGACCTGATCAAGAACGCCACCGGCTACGACCTGCGCCAGCTGTTCATCGGCGCCGAAGGCACCCTGGGCTTCGTGGTCGAGGCCACCATGCGCCTGGATCGCGCGCCGCGCAACCTGACCGCCATGGTGCTGGGCACCCCGGACTTCGACTCGATCATGCCGGTGCTGCACGCCTTCCAGGGCCAGCTCGATCTCACTGCATTCGAGTTCTTCTCCGACAAGGCCTTGGCCAAGGTCATGGGCCGTGGCGACGTGCCCCCACCGTTCGAGACCGATTGCCCGTTCTATGCCCTGCTGGAGTTCGAAGCCAGCACCGAGGACGTGGCCAACGATGCGCTGGCCACCTTCGAGCACTGTGTCGAGCAAGGCTGGGTGCTCGACGGCGTGATGAGCCAGAGCGAGACCCAGCTCAAGAACCTGTGGAAGCTGCGCGAGTACATCTCCGAGACCATTTCCCACTGGACGCCTTATAAGAACGACATATCCGTCACCGTTTCCAAGGTGCCGGCGTTCCTGCGTGATATCGACGCCATCGTCGGCCAGCACTATCCGGACTTCGAAGTGGTCTGGTACGGCCATATCGGCGACGGCAACCTGCATCTGAACATCCTCAAACCCGACGGTATGGCCAAGGACGCGTTCTTCGCCACCTGCGCCAAGGTCAACAAATGGGTGTTCGAGATCGTCCAGCGCTACAACGGCTCGATCTCCGCCGAGCATGGCGTCGGCATGACCAAGCGCGATTACCTGGGTTACAGCCGCTCGCCGGAAGAAATCGCCTGCATGAAGGCGATAAAGGCAGTGTTCGACCCGAACGGCATCATGAATCCGGGTAAGATCTTCGCTCCTGAATAA
- a CDS encoding alpha/beta hydrolase, with protein sequence MPASFHPDLLRASLLPLAARQPLSAQGQDYQRFYGLDLPVRQSWLGGFSAAGFELVGQVWLPERPTATLFLLHGYYDHMGLYGHVIEWALSQGFAVISCDLPGHGLSSGERASIADFGAYQQVLDALFEQARLLDLPRPWHLCGQSTGGAIVVDHVLHHGARSPADGQVILLAPLVRPRAWYWSKFSYCVLRHFVNGIERRFSENSNDPAFLPFLEADPLQPRRLPTAWVGALVAWVKRIEAAPRSMRRPVIVQGEADATVDWPYNLKVLKAKFAEPQILMLPEARHHLANELPDIRQRYFAFIDQRLG encoded by the coding sequence ATGCCCGCTTCCTTTCACCCTGACCTCTTGCGCGCCAGCCTCCTACCCTTGGCGGCCCGCCAACCCCTGTCGGCCCAAGGCCAGGACTACCAGCGCTTCTATGGCCTGGACCTGCCGGTGCGACAGAGCTGGCTGGGCGGCTTCAGCGCGGCGGGCTTCGAACTGGTGGGGCAGGTGTGGCTGCCGGAGCGGCCGACGGCGACGCTGTTTCTGCTGCATGGCTACTACGACCACATGGGGCTGTACGGCCATGTGATCGAATGGGCGTTGAGCCAGGGCTTTGCGGTCATCAGCTGTGACCTGCCGGGGCACGGGCTGTCCAGTGGTGAGCGGGCCAGCATCGCTGACTTCGGTGCCTACCAGCAGGTGCTCGACGCCTTGTTCGAGCAGGCCCGCCTGCTGGACCTGCCACGCCCCTGGCACCTCTGTGGGCAGAGCACCGGCGGGGCGATCGTGGTGGACCACGTGCTGCACCACGGGGCACGAAGCCCGGCCGATGGCCAGGTGATCCTACTGGCGCCTTTGGTGCGGCCACGCGCGTGGTATTGGTCGAAATTCAGCTATTGCGTACTGCGCCACTTCGTCAACGGCATCGAGCGGCGCTTCAGCGAGAACAGCAACGACCCTGCGTTCCTGCCGTTTCTCGAGGCCGACCCGCTTCAACCGCGCCGGCTGCCGACCGCCTGGGTCGGTGCTCTGGTGGCCTGGGTCAAGCGTATCGAGGCGGCACCGCGCAGCATGCGCAGGCCGGTGATCGTGCAGGGAGAGGCGGACGCCACGGTGGATTGGCCTTACAACCTCAAGGTGCTCAAGGCCAAGTTCGCCGAGCCGCAGATCCTCATGCTGCCCGAGGCCCGTCATCACCTGGCCAACGAACTGCCGGACATTCGCCAGCGCTACTTCGCCTTCATCGACCAGCGCCTTGGCTGA
- a CDS encoding DUF4399 domain-containing protein, translating into MNSLFSRAAVVGLLMGVSVFAGAADALKSQEAPQGAKVFIVSPADGATVDKTFTVKFGIEGMGLKPAGDATPHTGHHHLLVDVDKEPAADLPLPTSLMPENNAPLPAGPQVLHFGKAQTEATITLTPGEHTLQLILGDRFHVPFKPSVESQKITVNVK; encoded by the coding sequence ATGAACAGCCTATTTTCGCGTGCTGCTGTTGTCGGCTTGTTGATGGGGGTGTCGGTGTTCGCGGGCGCCGCTGACGCACTGAAGAGCCAGGAGGCGCCCCAGGGCGCCAAGGTCTTCATCGTTTCCCCCGCTGACGGTGCCACCGTCGACAAGACCTTCACGGTCAAGTTCGGCATCGAGGGCATGGGGCTCAAGCCAGCGGGCGATGCGACCCCGCACACGGGCCACCATCACCTGCTGGTCGATGTCGACAAGGAACCGGCGGCTGACCTGCCGCTGCCGACCAGCCTGATGCCGGAGAACAACGCGCCACTGCCGGCCGGCCCGCAAGTGCTGCACTTCGGCAAGGCGCAGACCGAAGCCACCATCACCCTGACGCCAGGCGAGCACACCTTGCAACTGATCCTGGGTGATCGGTTCCATGTGCCGTTCAAGCCGAGCGTCGAGTCGCAGAAGATCACGGTGAACGTGAAGTAA
- a CDS encoding 2OG-Fe(II) oxygenase, translating to MPISPEHPMLSTIVDDLANRGWTRQPFFLPDALISALAAECRQRAAEGELSPAGVGRGTGQEVREAIRGDRIQWLEPGQSQACDHYLAAMDSLRQALNQGLYLGLEDFECHFALYPPGAFYRRHVDRFRDDDRRAVSAILYLNENWQAQDGGQLRMFLAEDMELDVQPQAGSLVVFLSGDIPHEVLPARRDRLSLTGWFRRRGNEPF from the coding sequence ATGCCCATCTCTCCTGAACATCCGATGCTTTCTACCATCGTCGACGACCTGGCCAACCGTGGTTGGACCCGCCAGCCTTTCTTCCTGCCCGACGCATTGATCAGCGCCTTGGCGGCCGAGTGCCGACAACGTGCCGCCGAGGGCGAATTGAGCCCGGCCGGCGTGGGGCGTGGTACCGGGCAGGAGGTGCGCGAAGCCATCCGTGGTGACCGCATACAGTGGCTGGAGCCGGGCCAGTCGCAGGCCTGTGACCACTATCTGGCAGCCATGGATAGCCTGCGCCAGGCGCTGAACCAGGGTTTGTACCTGGGCCTTGAAGACTTCGAATGCCATTTCGCCTTGTATCCGCCAGGGGCGTTCTATCGTCGCCACGTGGACCGCTTCCGCGACGACGACCGGCGTGCGGTTTCGGCGATCCTCTACCTCAATGAGAACTGGCAAGCGCAGGACGGTGGTCAGTTGCGCATGTTCCTCGCCGAGGACATGGAGCTGGATGTACAGCCGCAGGCGGGTAGCTTGGTGGTGTTCCTATCCGGCGATATTCCTCATGAAGTCTTGCCGGCCAGGCGCGATCGTCTGTCGCTGACCGGCTGGTTCCGCCGTCGTGGCAATGAACCGTTCTGA
- the serA gene encoding phosphoglycerate dehydrogenase, with product MSKTSLDKSKIKFLLLEGVHQNAVDTLKAAGYTNIEYLTGSLPEAELKEKIADAHFIGIRSRTQLTEEIFDCAKKLVAVGCFCIGTNQVDLGAARERGIAVFNAPFSNTRSVAELVLAEAILLLRGIPEKNASCHRGGWIKSAANSFEIRGKKLGIVGYGSIGTQLSVLAESLGMQVYFYDPLTKLPLGNATQVTSLHELLGLADIVSLHVPELPSTQWMIGEKEIRAMKKGSILINAARGTVVELDHLAAAIKDQHLIGAAIDVFPVEPRSNDEQFESPLRGLDNVILTPHIGGSTAEAQANIGLEVAEKLVKYSDNGTSVSSVNFPEVALPAHPGKHRLLHIHENIPGVLSEINKVFAENGINISGQFLQTDEKVGYVVIDVDAEYSDLAQEKLQQVKGTIRSRVLF from the coding sequence ATGAGCAAGACTTCTCTCGACAAGAGCAAGATCAAGTTCCTTCTTCTTGAAGGTGTGCACCAGAATGCGGTCGATACCCTCAAGGCTGCCGGGTACACCAATATCGAGTACCTCACTGGTTCCTTGCCGGAAGCCGAGCTGAAGGAAAAGATCGCTGATGCCCACTTCATCGGCATTCGCTCCCGCACCCAGCTGACCGAAGAGATCTTCGACTGCGCGAAGAAACTGGTCGCTGTTGGCTGCTTCTGCATCGGCACCAACCAGGTCGACCTGGGCGCGGCCCGCGAGCGCGGTATCGCCGTGTTCAACGCGCCGTTCTCCAACACCCGCTCGGTTGCCGAGCTGGTACTGGCCGAAGCCATCCTGCTGCTGCGCGGCATCCCCGAGAAGAACGCGTCCTGCCACCGTGGTGGCTGGATCAAGAGCGCGGCCAACTCCTTCGAGATCCGTGGCAAGAAACTGGGCATCGTCGGCTACGGCTCGATTGGCACCCAGCTGTCGGTCCTGGCCGAAAGCCTGGGGATGCAGGTTTACTTCTACGACCCGCTGACCAAGCTGCCGCTGGGCAATGCCACTCAGGTGACCAGCCTGCACGAGCTGCTGGGCCTGGCCGATATCGTCTCGCTGCACGTACCTGAGCTGCCGTCCACCCAGTGGATGATCGGCGAGAAGGAAATCCGCGCGATGAAGAAGGGCTCGATCCTGATCAACGCCGCCCGTGGCACCGTGGTCGAACTGGATCACCTGGCCGCCGCGATCAAGGACCAGCATCTGATCGGCGCCGCCATCGACGTGTTCCCGGTCGAGCCGCGCTCCAACGACGAGCAGTTCGAAAGCCCGCTGCGCGGCCTGGACAACGTGATCCTGACCCCGCACATCGGTGGCTCCACCGCCGAAGCCCAGGCCAACATCGGCCTGGAAGTGGCCGAGAAGCTGGTCAAGTACAGCGACAACGGTACGTCCGTATCGTCGGTCAACTTCCCGGAGGTTGCCCTGCCAGCGCACCCAGGCAAACACCGCCTGCTGCACATCCACGAAAACATCCCTGGCGTACTCAGCGAGATCAACAAAGTTTTCGCCGAAAACGGGATCAACATCTCCGGTCAGTTCCTGCAGACCGACGAGAAAGTGGGTTACGTGGTTATCGACGTGGATGCCGAGTACTCGGACCTGGCGCAGGAGAAACTCCAGCAGGTCAAGGGCACTATCCGCTCTCGCGTGCTGTTCTAA
- a CDS encoding DUF523 domain-containing protein gives MNRSDVPKVLVSACLLGQPVRYDGRDSGHPDILQRWQAEGRVVPLCPEVAGGLPTPRPPAEIPGGQGAAVLDGRAQVVTVTGMDVSEAFLAGAREALALVRQHGIRVAVLKAGSPSCGNRLTYDGTFSGVKVPGEGVTTALLRREGVQVFSELELEDAQRALEGVSPE, from the coding sequence ATGAACCGTTCTGACGTTCCCAAGGTCCTGGTCAGCGCCTGTCTGCTGGGGCAGCCGGTGCGTTACGACGGACGCGACAGCGGGCACCCGGATATTCTGCAGCGCTGGCAGGCCGAAGGCCGTGTGGTGCCGCTGTGCCCCGAGGTGGCGGGCGGCCTGCCGACACCCCGCCCACCGGCGGAAATTCCGGGCGGACAAGGCGCGGCGGTGCTGGATGGGCGCGCCCAGGTAGTGACGGTGACCGGGATGGACGTCAGCGAGGCCTTTCTTGCCGGCGCCCGGGAGGCCTTGGCGCTGGTGCGCCAGCATGGCATCCGGGTGGCGGTGCTCAAGGCAGGCAGCCCCTCATGCGGCAACCGCTTGACCTACGACGGGACCTTCAGCGGCGTGAAGGTCCCTGGGGAAGGGGTGACCACAGCGCTGTTGCGGCGTGAAGGGGTACAGGTGTTCAGCGAGCTGGAGCTTGAAGACGCACAACGGGCATTGGAAGGCGTGAGCCCTGAATGA
- a CDS encoding fumarylacetoacetate hydrolase family protein, which translates to MSYQHQYLDGTRIHFPLGKVVCIGRNYAEHAKELDNPIPSEPLLFIKPGSCVVPLEGGFKIPTERGAVHYEAEIAVLVGKPLSTHPSEEEVRDAISGFAPALDLTLRDVQAKLKEKGLPWELAKSFDGACVLPPFVVADSFEDLTDIGIRLSINGEVRQDGNSAMMLNPIVPIIQHIAAHFSLLPGDVILTGTPAGVGPLNVGDELVLELPGASRFESRVL; encoded by the coding sequence ATGAGTTACCAGCACCAGTACCTAGACGGCACGCGCATCCACTTTCCCCTGGGCAAGGTGGTCTGCATAGGCCGTAACTACGCCGAACATGCCAAGGAATTGGACAACCCGATCCCCAGCGAGCCCTTGCTGTTCATCAAGCCGGGCAGTTGCGTGGTGCCACTGGAGGGTGGTTTCAAGATCCCGACCGAGCGTGGTGCGGTGCATTACGAAGCGGAGATCGCCGTGCTGGTGGGCAAGCCGCTGTCGACCCACCCCAGCGAAGAAGAAGTGCGCGATGCCATTTCCGGCTTTGCGCCAGCCCTGGACTTAACCTTGCGCGACGTGCAGGCCAAGCTCAAGGAGAAGGGCCTGCCGTGGGAGTTGGCCAAGAGCTTCGATGGCGCCTGCGTGCTGCCGCCGTTCGTGGTCGCCGACAGCTTTGAGGACCTGACCGATATCGGCATTCGCCTGTCGATCAATGGCGAAGTGCGCCAGGATGGCAATAGCGCGATGATGCTCAACCCCATCGTGCCGATCATCCAGCACATCGCCGCCCACTTTTCCCTGCTGCCGGGCGATGTGATCCTCACTGGCACACCCGCTGGCGTCGGCCCTCTGAATGTGGGCGATGAGCTGGTGCTGGAACTCCCGGGCGCAAGCCGCTTCGAAAGCCGCGTGCTTTGA
- a CDS encoding transporter substrate-binding domain-containing protein, with product MRLSIGVLLALLISPLAQAELIDDVNDRGELRIAVQSDTPPYAYKENDHLTGFEVELGQAIAKELDVRAQFVEAPADQLLSGVQSGKFDIALDQLDAKQTLEGQLDVSQPYGPDARVIPFQKDNPAFESAVNNALQRIKDDGRLAALEKKWLKEQAASQ from the coding sequence ATGCGTTTGAGCATTGGCGTACTGCTGGCACTTTTGATCAGCCCATTGGCCCAGGCCGAGCTGATAGACGACGTCAACGACCGGGGCGAACTGCGCATTGCCGTGCAATCCGATACGCCCCCATACGCCTACAAGGAAAACGACCACCTGACCGGCTTTGAAGTCGAGCTGGGCCAGGCCATCGCCAAGGAATTGGACGTGCGCGCGCAGTTCGTCGAAGCCCCCGCGGACCAGTTACTGTCTGGCGTTCAGAGCGGCAAGTTCGACATCGCCCTCGACCAACTCGATGCCAAGCAAACACTTGAGGGGCAACTGGATGTCAGCCAGCCCTACGGCCCTGACGCACGGGTGATCCCGTTCCAGAAGGACAATCCAGCGTTCGAAAGTGCCGTGAACAATGCCCTGCAACGCATCAAGGACGATGGCCGACTGGCGGCGCTGGAAAAGAAGTGGCTCAAGGAGCAGGCCGCGAGCCAGTGA